In the genome of Ziziphus jujuba cultivar Dongzao chromosome 10, ASM3175591v1, the window TATAGGCAGGTGTTAGTTGCTCTCCAACCAATATATAcatcctccaaaaaaaaaaaaaaaaaaatgtcattgaCACGCCACAACATCTCATCAACTGTATATTGATGGTAAGTAGCTTCTCAGGTGATCGTGTTAATTGATATCCAAATTCAGGATGTTTATGCTTTTACCTGATGAGCTGCTGTAAATCCTCCTCGAAGATTCTTGGGTGTTATTTCTGCTATGTTTAGATACATAATTGGCAATTGGAACACAAATATTTCCATCTGGCACATCACTAAAAGCTGGAAGTAAATGGATATATTCGGATAACTTACTACATAGGAAGCCCCATCCCACATCCTACCAGAAGTCTTCCAAGGTTCAgccaccaagaaacctttcaACCATAACTAAACACTTACAATAGGAACAGAACACCAACAACAAAGGTGTTTATTTTATTCTGAACATCTCTTTTAAAGTGAAAATCTACGATGTGAAAGCTTATCCTTGAAAGTTGCACGTGACAAAAGTTGGACATAAAAATTACACTCTGTGGAGTTGATTGCAAACTTCTACATATTGTACCAGATATAGAAAACAAAATCATTGAAATGGTAGAAAaccagagagacagagagaagaTGTAAAACCTTTGAGAAAACTATGGCAAGCCATCCTCAAATACAGATTATCTCGGAAATGCCCATTGTCTGCCACACAGAACAAACAAATTGGAATAAATTTGAAGAGTTTTGATTCGATTCAGATTGAAAATCTTACCATACATAGAGAAACAAAAACAGGGCAATAGAAAAACTTACACATCTTCTTCCTAGGTAATCTGCTATTTTCCCACTCGCTATAGCACCTATCATTGCTCCAATTGTCAATATTGAACCAAAGAGCGAATACTGCATGTGAGATAATATGATCAAAGGTATAGACTATggcaaagaaaagaaatatatatatatatatatataattttgataaaatgaaTTCTAATTTTACATGTCTTTATTGCAACATTAACATTTGAGGCAATTAGACAGCTCAAACAATATAGATACAGCAATTCACATACTGTATgtccaaaaaactaaaattctttTTGCTATGCGCAATTGTATATAAACCTGAAATTATGAAAACAAAGatgaaaagagaaggaaaaaggtATATACAAACCCCAGCCACAGTGAGGCCCAGGTCAGCACTAATTCCAGATTGAGCCGGTGAGGAATATCGAATCtgcaaatcaatatcataaactGGTCCTTCGATATCCAATAGTGGGTCAATCCTACTGCTAGAACTATCTTAAAGAATCAGAACAGTTTCTAAATGCCTTTTTCATAGgaacatatataattacatcATATTTAGGAGAAAATCCACCGACCAACTAATTGCAAATTTGCAACATACATACGGcaatcagaaaaaaaagaaaactagaattaaaaagtaataaaacaaaaacagaaaaatacttACAGACCAAAAACATAGGATCCACACACAGCAACCAAGGAGGTGACGACAACCATAGTTGTAGCTGATGAAAAAGAAGATCGATTTTCATTTGTACCAGCACTGTCTCTGCTGCTGATACTACATTCCACAGCACCAGAAGACCCATCACTACGTTTAACAGGCAGCAGAGGATCATTTAATAACCCTCCTCCTTTTTCTATGCTTTCTCTACCCATCTTTTTCTTTGCAAACCAGGTCTCTGAAAATGGAAGTCGAAAGTGAAAGACTGTGGAgtgtgaaaaataaataaaaaaaaaggagagagagggatTTGGGTGTGATATAGAAATGCTGTGAAGGTAAGTTTGTCGTTTTTCTGTTGAATTTTCAGactcttttttaatttctttcgaGTTCCATGTCATCTCTGACAACTCTTTGTCAACCTTGGTctggtaataattaattaaccacGTCCATGCCATGTCACTCTCTCCTGATTGCCTGTTAAAATTCCTTCTTTGGTAATTGGCGCAGTGCGTTTTCTTATTCGTCATACCATGCTTATTTGTTATATCAATTGGCTTtacttgtttttttctttttcatttttttctttttcattttttaaaattttcaaaattaaaattcaaatttggaaaTGGTGATGGTCACCCattaaatttccattaaaaatagaatttttttttaataataataaaatgaaataaaataaaacaatagcaCAAATAAGGACCTTTAGAATTTCTGGGGATTCTCAGTTTGAGTTTATTTGTGTACGGAAAGTTGATGGAAAacagaaaatttgaaaacatttcaatattatttagtaAAACACATTTCAAATTATTCTAATCTAATCTATTTGGCAGCTGTGTTAGTGACACGTTGAATTTTTAGATGTATAACTATTATTCTtttgtcttaaaaaaattttgtaatttgatgttactatatatatatatatatatatatatattttgtggcATCAATTGTAAAAGTCAATTTGCTCAAGAAAGAAATCAtcttctaataataataataaggtaattagtttatttttctttgttataaTCATAGTAGATCTGTCAGGTTAGtgtattttataaatgtttgtatatatttggCCTAGttggaataataataattgtatatatttttatgaatgtttattaatattttaaaaataataagataataaagctaagtttatttttctttgttacaATTATGGTTGGTAGATCTttgtttgttaatatatatatatatatatagaggatatACTACGGTGGACCATAAATATTAgtgaagattttttaaaaaaaaatatatatatatatatatgtacatcatCAATATTTGTCTTTGTATATGAAAATTCAAGGTAGGAGCTGCTTTTAAAATATTCAGCAAACGGTGAATTTGTATTATTTTGGAAACAATGATCCATTATCAATTCCAAATTAATGCTCAAGCTTGCTAAACTCAGGAATTTGACGGAATGATGCTGAAATCATATCCGTGTAGACCTAAgtaaccaaattaaaattttaacttccaaacagaaaaaaaaaaattaaaattttaaattccaacaaaaaaaaacaaaaattaataattaggaagcagaaaaaaaaattaataataatagtaagctACCTACATCAATAGTAAGCCCGTTGATTTGATTAAGCAGGGTGACATAAGAGTCGATCTTGAAGACGTGAGAATGGATGGCCAGAATTATGTGGGAGAGAATTGGGGCAGATACGTTGACGCTTTAGAAATTAACACCaccatttatttatattgtattaaGATTTTCAGCGGAGGAGAAGATTTGGAGACGTTGCAGGCCCCTGCATCTTTCTATATACAAGCAGTTAAAGATTGGGAGCAGATACAATGCTCAACCTGTGAAGTTTATTGGAATTCAAAAGAGAGAAACGTTCTAGAAAGGGAGAGTTGGAGAATAAACGGTGAACGACGTCTTCAGTGACATATATTCCCTCCAAATAGGGAATGAATATTATCAGCTATGAAACTAGCATCGTAATACATAAGAGAAGTAAGTTTCAGAATGAGCACAAaatgacaaaaagaaaatatatatatatatatataaaggtagaAACGAGGCTTATGTTATTCtctaatgtttaaaaaaaaaaaaaaacacgcgTTGAATGGAGGAGCGACCAATTTTTTGTCAACGACTATTTGACAACGTATTTTGTTGAGTACTCTGTTGACAATGACATTGCTGTTGCAATTGCAAATACTGACCCATAATTTTATACCGTGTCAACTTTTATAATAATctccattttaattttgttttttattgttcaaaaaaagatttaatttaatcaataaGGCTTAAAttagtataattttaattttttaagctgaaaataaataaggccaatcatttaaaatatttaaatttaataaattgaaatagaTCATATCAAATTTAATGGATTCAAATGatagaatttatttatcttcaatttaaaagattcaaaatatttttattgatccttcttgttgatttaattattgattGATATAATCTTAACAAAGAAAAtctccattttgtttttgtttttatttttcaaatggagttttaatttaattcattgATATCATATTAACAAAGAAATCTTAAttatcaccccaaaaaaaaaaaaaaaaaaacataaaagaaaaatcctgGTCTCTTTCTTGTCCTTAACTCTTTGCAAGTCCAATAGATTACGTAGCTGAGAGATATTCACCCACCATTTCCAtttcttatctctctctctctctctctctctctctctctctcgctctctctctctcagagcAATTGCATTATGTAAAGGATGGTGCACTAAGTACACACAAGATTATAAATtcactatatttattatttccccTATCTTCAAACTGGTGTCAATTTGCTTAAATCCTTGAAACTGATGGATTTGGCTATTCACCAAACTATCTGAAAAGCATCAGTCTTTCTCGTTTTCTATTGGCATTCCAGTCTCTTCTAAGCATTCCTATAAGTATAATACATTATATAGTATGTACCAAATAAGAAACTAATTACACATTGAGAGGAATAAAGCATGGAAGAGAGGCTACTAACAAGGTCTCCTCCTAAGGCTGATGATTAATGGCGGCCACAGTGACACAGACCCAAATGACTCCCCATCCGTGAAAAGTATAAAATGAATTATTAAATCTCAGAAGAAACTATCTGTTGCATCaacttatgatttttagatagaTATCATGTAAAAGATTACAAGAAGATCCATATagaattagaatatttttttataacaatctAATAGGGTGTATTTGGATCGATGCTagtcttaaataataatataaaagataCAATTTGTccataatcaaaatttaattaaattaagatATAATTACCTCTGCATTAGGATGCATTTGGATTATTTTGGTTTTCAGTTGCTGGGCACACTCAATGCAGAGTTCTTCATATTGATTATCAATTTATCTTCATAGTGACGCCCCCAAATACTTGAACCCATAAAGCCAATGAATATTTTCTCCACTGACACAGCGTACTCAAGTAAATCCAACAAAAACTCAACTTCATATTGGCTCCCAGCAAAGTTATTCAACTTCACCACCTTAAGATATTTACATGCGTGGTTCTGATTCACCTCCACTTCTTTAGGTATATACagatcaaaacaaaaaccaaaaccatattcaaataaatatcacTCAAAACAATttccataataaaaaaatatatatattattaaaaataaaaaattaataactttaaGGCATTATCTCTAGCGGGATGTTCTGAAAGTTTGTAATCCTACCATATGGCATTACAGATTCACTCATAATTTTTGTCAACATATAGTATAAGATAAATTCACTTAACAAAGGattattataaattagcaataaaagTATAATGGGGAACGTCGCAACAATGTTTCTTGGCAAGAAGACTTCATTACAAACtgtattttggaattttaggtaaaataaataaatatatatatatatatatatatgtagattcGCAAGGCACCTTGAATGAGAAAGTGTTCAAGAAAGGAGCTGCCTTTAGAATATCCAGCAAACGGCAAACTGGTATTATTTTGGAACAATGATCCATTATCAATTCCAAATGCTCAAGCTTGCTAAACTCAGGAAATTGAGGAAATGCAGCCGAAATAATTTCCGTGTAGACCTAAgtaaccaaattaaaattttatatttcaaccgaaaaacaaaaataattaggaagaaaaaaaacaataattataattgtaaGCTACCTACATCAAAAGTAAGTCTTTTGATTTGACTAAGCAGGGTGACATAAGCGTCGAGTTTGAAGGCCCGACCATGGATGGCAAGAATTATGTGGGAGAGATTTGGGGCAGATACGTTGACGCTTTCGAAATTAACACCGtaaattatttgtattgtattaaGGTTTTCGGCAGAGGAGGAGATTTCGAGATGTTGCAGGCCCCTGCATCTTCCTATATACAAGGAATTGAGATTGGGAGCAGATACAATGCTCAACCTGTGAAGTTTATTGAAACTCAAAAGAGAGAAACGTTCAAGAATGGGAGAGTTGGAGAATAAACGGTGAACAAGGTCTGCAGTGATATTTATTCCCTCCAAATACAAAACCCTGAGCGAATGAAAATTATCAGCTATGAAACTAGCATCATAAAACATAAGAGAATTAAGTTTCAGAGTGAGCTCTTTGACATGTTTCTCAGCAGCGAAATCCATCCGTGCCTCAATATGATGATGGTCGTCTGATCTCAAGTCCACAGCAATTACTGAAAACTCGTGCAGAGTAGGTGCCTTATGCAATTTCAATACTTGATACACCTCTATTAtcctcttcctcctcttctttCTCAAATCACGTAGCTTTATATCCGAGGACCACCCTCTGTCCAGAAAAAAACATAACCTAGGTGTAATCCGAATCGAAAGGTTCCAAATCTTATGCCATCGCCGAGAAAGCACACTCATTCTTGCTGCTTCATCTGTCGTCAACAAACACATAATTGATACCAGAATTTCAACTGGTAATTTGCTCATCTCCTCGTCTTTCTCTTTCAGCAGCGGTGGcggcctcttcttcttctttttccactGGACATCATAGGCCTCCTCCTgttcaacatcatcatcatcatgtagtatttttttgggtggaCGGAGAAAATCaaattccttcccttcttcACTCTCTTACTTTTCGCCATGTTATGTAATTTTGCTTTCTGTTTGGCCTGGAggagaaagaaaatttaaacaGACAAGATAATACAAAGTTTTTTATGTACCtaacttatatattatatatattatacacaaGCATGTTATTGCTAGGAAATAGGGTTTTGTACTCTCATGCACTCATGCCCGCCACGTATtctatcctctttttttttttttttttttgctagagGTATTCTATCCTCTTTATTTCAACAAAACCTGCACGCTTGAATAAGAGTACATGCTTGGTTCGTTGGTAACTACGAAGGGGTGCGTAAATTCCGTCTGCCCAGTCTGGGCCAGACCCAAGAAATTGGGCTCAAATGAAGCCTCTGTTGGATTCTATTCCAAATTCTTTCCACCCAATCAGTTGGTCTCCGAGTTCGGCTTAGATAAGAGATATTCattatttcacccaaaaaaaaaaaaaaaaaaaaaaaaaaaaaagatattcatATTTGTGTAAAATTAGTTGGCCAACCATCAATCTCTCTTCTAACCCCCTTATCTaacaattttctctctctctctcctatcCGCTCTTTCTACTCTCTTAATCTGTTGTGAGAAATTACAAGTTTGGGTTTACCTTTAATCTCAATCCTCTCCAAGATCCTGACAAGATGAAAAAGagttaaattgtttttaatagtataattattattattagtattatttatatatatatatatatatgcatagatTTTATGCATGTGTATGGCATGGGTGGTTTTGGCAAAACCATCCTTGCTAAACAGGTTTGTAGACAagccaaaagaagaaaaggtttttttttttttttttttaaataatgtaattatagTCACTGTATCTCAAAATCAAGACCttaaaaagattcaaaaagaaattgctGAGAAGTTACACCTAGAAAAGAGGAAAACATATTTGTAAGAGCACAAACACCATGTCAGGGACTTTGGTGTATTACATATTTGTCATGTTTTATTTAACAAGCAGTTTTTAAAATCTGATAGCTTGTCGATCCATACCCCATTATGGTAACtatattctttttaaatcttctacatacaaaaaaatctgattttatattttatttagttaaatataacaatttccACTACACCATTAAACCTATCctcatgattattattttttaagaataatgtTGAATTTATAGCTGAACCAAGTATATGCACTCAAGCAATACACGAAGATTTTAATTGGAAACAAAGAGTGAGCTAGTAATTGatcatacatatttatatatatataatagcagGAAGATTGTGAACACAAGTTTGGGATTGCTTTGGGGAGTGTTAAAATCAATTATCCTATAATTTAGAAGTATCAATTATCCTATAATTTAGAAGCATTAACAagcttaataaaataataattttcttgattatttataatttggatCATTACAAACGAGCTTTTAAAGTTAGGTAcgattcttttaaaaaaatatgattcttTAATaggcagataaaaaaaaaatcaaaattctcaaaataccattatttaattaaaattccatttataTTACCATCTACCCTACAAAATACTATTTTCAATTAAAACTCTTCTATCTAAAATAAGGTGCGCTTAATTAGTTAGCAATTCacgtttatatttaaaatatggtggatttgaggaattgaagtggcgtattattataaatgacaaaaaataaataaataaataaagctttCCTATAAAATAACAaccttaagttttttttttttaagttttattatattttttgaatctttttaaaagtaaatttaatgtaattattgataaattttttatttttaaattgaattcaaTTTTAGTATAAGAAATATCATAACTACATATAAATTCTTATCAATACTTATATACATTATATCTATTTTAGTattgtaaaatttaattaataaaatttaataaattaccaAATACTTATTTATAAGTTTTGCACTTTACATTACCGAtacaggtttttattttattttttttttaaaaaatctaagtaatttcaaattaagtttagatAAAGTTCTTGATCCTTCTTTgaattttcagatttttttaatatttactttcaaaattccatGTCATCTCGACAATTCTCTGTCAATTTACTGTGTAACAACAAATATCCAACCACGTCCATGCCATGTCACTCTCTCTTTCTTGCCCGTTACATAAATCGCCCCGGATTTGTCAGTTtccgtttattttatttatttatttattttttttttttcgcataTTGAAAGTTGACGGAAAAACTGGAAAGATATTCTAATTTATTTGGTAGGCTGGTCAGTGACACGTTGAATTTTtacagtttctttttttctataagAGATTTTATAACTTATCGTTTTTTTGGGACAATTTTGTAATATGATattgctaatttttttattttttattttttatttttttttgtttttggccaTCAATTGTAAAAGTCAATTTGCACAAGGAAGAAATTTATCTGCTATAAAATCAATAACAATgccattcatttaatttatttttggtataaaaaaaataataatgagctTCCATTTATGGGATGTTGAGTAAAAATGACAGatgttagttttatttatttattttacgtgttttttttttttttttttttttttttttgtgtgatatATGATAAATGATGAACTTACATTTATAtgtaataagttttttttatcaCTTGGATATGAATTTTCTATCACCAAGCTGATATAACATATCCGTTTCTATAAGTTTTTTACAAGGTCTTCACCATATCAAAATTGTCCATTTATATATGATAAGGTCTGCTATTAACAGTTGACACTTGGTTATGAATATTTCAgacatttgaaattaaaatatatggaCACTGGTTATGCCATTCAAAGTACTGATTGTGCTTTGTGGCTTGAAAATGGTCCGCATTGGATCCAACCTCACCTTGATTTTGATGTATCCTGCTTTTCAGTTCTAATGCAAATTTATTCTTTGATTTCAAAAAAAACAAGTGAATTCATAGAAAATAATGGcctccaaaaaaatatttaaaaaataaaaataaaaaatctcggTTACTTGTTTTTAGTCATTATTAGCGAGAAATCTTCAATGATACTTCTAAATTCATACCCTCCAAAATACTGGACGAAAGACATTGTCAAACAACCCGAAATCAACAAGAACTACTAAAATAATGGTCGTGCTTGTGTGTAAATTTGCACTTGTATTGATCTGTACACTGTTTGTATACATGAATATGAATTAAGAACACAGAAACTAATATCCTTGGTTCAAAGGAGCCTCAAAAAAGTCTAGTCACCAACACAAGTGAGAGGCCGCCCATTCTAGCAAACGTAGTGCCACTATTTGGCATTTGATAAGAAATAAAGAATAGTACCATACACAAGTCCTATATTtatgaggaaaaaagaaaaaaaaaaaaagaaaaaagaaaccagTTTGGAATTGGATGGCTGCAAACTGGATAAGAATGATAGATCCTCTCCTCTCCTTCAAACCTTCATAATCTTCTTTCAAGAATCTTCCTCAAATCTGCTACATATAGATTTTACTGCATGAGAAAGACGGGAGCTTTGTTGCATTGCACCATAAtgcaataaaattgaaaaaagtggAACAAAACAGAAATTAATTGGGCTGTATATGTTTTATACCTGTTCTTCTGTGAATAATTGCTGTAATGCCAGACCAATTTGGTCCCTCTCCCAAAGATGTCTTATGGTTGTATTAATATCACACTCCATCAACTCTTGTACAGGTTTATTTCTGTACATATTGTCATCAAACATCTCCTCATCAAAATCCGATGCTATAGAATCATCTGGCCATTCCAAATCATCAGCTCTATGGTACCCTGCATCTTCCCATTCTTCATCAAGTAGTGCCAACTTATGCAGCTGTGGAGTGCTCAGAGCTCTTTGAGAGAAACTTTTCATCTCAGGGCAGTGGCTAATGCCTACATATTTCAGTTTCGGAAATCCCATCATAAAGTTTCCTGAATAGAAGCTTGCGAGGCGGGGTAAACGACAGATATCCAAAGCTTCCAATTGACTGAAAACAATTTCACCTTCTGGTTCATTTTCCTCATTTGCAATTATTTCTGTCATGCTATTGCATATGCCAATGCACATTATTTTCAACTGTGGTAGACTTTTAGCTGTTGAGTAAGTCAATAAATTTACCATTCCATGGCATTTTGACACTTTCAGCATCATCAAATTTCTGAAAGATATCCAAGATGGTGCCAAGTTCTTTAACCTATCACATTTCAATACTTCTAAGCTAAGCAAATTCAGGAAGGCTCTGTCTATTTGGCAGTTCTCATCCCATACGTGCACCAAGTTGGGCAGTTCAGATAGCGTCAATCCTCTCAAGCCTGAAAATATACATGTCAGTTCGTCATCACCACCATGTAAGCCTTCAGATTTACCATGCCATAACACATTATTGGTAGCACACCCTTCTAGTGTCAAGTTTTTCAGCTTAGGAAAGCTGACCTGAGAAAACAAGTATCCAAGCATTAGACAATTGAATTAATTCTCTCAAGTCACAAAAAGCATGTGAGAACATTTTTagcaaaagaggaaaaaaaaaaaaaaaaaaaaggaaatataaacAGAAAAACGTTTTTTTTTCCCACCAATTCGCAGACAAGTTAGAATCATATAAGTTGGTGGCAACATAAGTACAAGTTGATATCATATAAATTGGTACATCTAAATGTAAAGTGGTAAGTTTCCAGCAATTCTCAGACAAGTTAGAATCATATAAGTTGGTAGCATAGCAATATAAGTACAAGTAAGAAATCATATAAATTGGTAGCAACATATGTACTGCTTTAGATCTCTATTATAGTTCTGTGATAAATACGAGAAAGATGaactattttatttacatttttggtATGAAGATGAACCATTTCAAATTGAACATAATGTACTATACCTTTTTGTTAAAAAAGGACATGGCAAAGTCTGAAATTAATTGCTTGCCTTTCCATTGGTTTCTACAATTTGTCTTCACTACAGAGTAAAATTGTTTAAGCCTTGGTAGATTACACAGCTTCAAGGTGCGCAGTTGAGGAAATTGAATCTTTTGGACAGTTTCATCATCAATGTTTTGAGATCTATCATCTCTTTCACAAATAATTATCTCCTCCATCATTTCACAGCTTGTAACTTCAATCTTTTCAAGTTGCAAAAGGCCCTTAGcaatggaaaatgaaaaaaggttCTTCAGTTTATTACACTCATGAATTTCAATATCTTTTAATCTACCAAAAGAATTTTCTGCAAGTTTTCCATGACATATCTTTTCGAGATCCATCAATTTTGTAAGTTGTAATAGCTCCAAACTTACGAAGGCACAACAAGTATGAATCTCTTCCATCGAGTTGATGATGTATTGAATTCCAAAATTATTTCGGAAGTGGAGATGCTTCAATTGTGGAAGACCTTCCACATCTAATTCTTGAACAACATTGTTAAAACCTGCTAATCCATTGAGATACAGCACTTCGGACTTTTTCAGTAACATTTGAAGACCATTCCCATTAAATACATCGCTCTTATTGAGCTTGAGGTTCAACTTTCTTGCAATTCCAAAATCAACGTATCTAACAAGGACATCTCCAATTACTATGTTATACCTTtccaatttctcactaaaaatTTCTTCAGACAGAATGCTGGCATCTGGTATCTGTATATGTAAAGTGGTAAGTTTATGCAAACTCTTTAACTCAATAAGACTTGCATTACTCCTTTCACCACCATCTCCTTCTACATCCCAGTCTCTAAAACTCTCTTCCATATCTAACTCTtgtaaatttatcaagtttgatatggtACCGGGTTGGATCAGTTTAAGGCTGGAACAATGCTTCAAACCTAACAATTGTAGATGAGTAAGTTGACCTATCTGATTTGGTAGCTCTTTAATATAAGATCCCGAAAGGTCAAGGATTTTTAAATTCTTCAACTCTCCAATCATAGCTATATCACTCATATCACAATACCACAAACATAGCGTTTGAAGATTCTGAAAGAAACCAAAACAAGAAGCCAATGGTTTCAAACGTATAAAATTCAACTCCAAAACTCTAAGCTCCTTCATTTCTTCAAGAAAGTGATGTGGGATTTCCAAATTTTGACCATATGGAAAATATGGATACATCCAATGCCTAAAAATATTCTGAATGCATAAACTTTTATATCTCATGCAAAATAATTGAACTTTTGGAAATTCCAACCTTTCAGGAAGTTGACAATCATAGTCAAGCTCTGATAGTGAAACTGCAATTGCGTCCTTCAGTTTTCTACCATTGAAGCACTCATCCATCTCAGCAATGCTTCTAAGATTATACATATGTCTATCTTTGGATGCAATTGAAATGACAACATCACGAACGATATCATGCATTTTAACACAGCCATTATAGTCACCATCCAACAACAAACAGCAACTCTTGAGATCTTCAATCAATGTAAGCAACTTATTTCTTGCCCCTTCCAATTTTGGGATGCATTGAAACAAACCCCAACCCATACCCAGTCTCAACAAGTGCTCACCATCTATGTTAGCATCTTCATGAAATAGACCACAAAGCAACAACAATGACTTTGATTCCTCACTTAAGCAATCATAACTCAACTTTATACTGGAGTAAACTTTTTCATGCATTCCTTTGATGTTAGTTGGGGTGGACATTCTTAGCTCTTGCAATGCATTATTCCAAACAGGAAGACTTTTTTTTCTCAACGCATTTGCAACTGTTGCAATTGCGATGGGTAAACCTGCACATTCTTTGATAATCTCGGTTGCCAAAGGTTGGATGCTTAGATTTTTAATTGTATCACCCACTATTGTCTTGAACAAATTTGTTGCTTCCCTCACAGATAAAACTCCCACCAAGAAATTCTTCTCAACACCCATATCATTACATAATACATCTTGAGATCTCGAGGTGAGCAAAATCTTGCATCCCCTTTTATCATCTCCAAAAGATATTCCAATATCATGTAACTCAAGATTCTCCCAGATATCATCCAAAATTACcagaattttcttttcttgcctCAA includes:
- the LOC125420781 gene encoding uncharacterized protein LOC125420781 isoform X10, whose translation is MILCCLLNVVMGLLVLWNVVSAAETVLVQMKIDLLFHQLQLWLSSPPWLLCVDPMFLVLFALWFNIDNWSNDRCYSEWENSRLPRKKMYNGHFRDNLYLRMACHSFLKGFTSSLCLSGFLPFQ
- the LOC125420781 gene encoding sugar transporter ERD6-like 5 isoform X8, which codes for MGRESIEKGGGLLNDPLLPVKRSDGSSGAVECSISSRDSAGTNENRSSFSSATTMVVVTSLVAVCGSYVFGLSSSRIDPLLDIEGPVYDIDLQIRYSSPAQSGISADLGLTVAGYSLFGSILTIGAMIGAIASGKIADYLGRRCTMGISEIICI
- the LOC125420781 gene encoding sugar transporter ERD6-like 5 isoform X9, with product MGRESIEKGGGLLNDPLLPVKRSDGSSGAVECSISSRDSAGTNENRSSFSSATTMVVVTSLVAVCGSYVFGLRIDPLLDIEGPVYDIDLQIRYSSPAQSGISADLGLTVAGYSLFGSILTIGAMIGAIASGKIADYLGRRCTMGISEIICI
- the LOC125420781 gene encoding sugar transporter ERD6-like 5 isoform X11 yields the protein MILCCLLNVVMGLLVLWNVVSAAETVLVQMKIDLLFHQLQLWLSSPPWLLCVDPMFLIRYSSPAQSGISADLGLTVAGYSLFGSILTIGAMIGAIASGKIADYLGRRCTMGISEIICI